A stretch of Paenibacillus peoriae DNA encodes these proteins:
- the rbsK gene encoding ribokinase codes for MAKISIIGSSSMDLVVTSSKRPGAGETVLGESFTTVPGGKGANQAVAAARLGADVTMIGRVGDDHFGDQILSNFEENHVHTGYVKPVTHMESGTAHIVLAEGDNSIVVVKAANNEVTPAYVEEALDVIRSSDIVLIQQEIPSETVVYVSEICAKYQVPLLLNPAPAREVDDSVIANATYITPNEHEAAIMFKDMSLQEALRKYPNKLFVTEGSNGVRFFDGEQEVLVPTYKVEAVDTTGAGDTFNAAFAVALAEGKSLADSVKFANRAASLSVTKFGAQGGMPTRREVEEQI; via the coding sequence ATGGCTAAAATTTCGATTATCGGAAGCAGTTCTATGGATCTCGTAGTTACTTCGTCCAAACGTCCCGGTGCTGGTGAAACGGTATTGGGTGAAAGCTTCACAACCGTACCTGGAGGTAAAGGAGCCAATCAGGCAGTAGCCGCAGCACGACTCGGAGCCGACGTTACGATGATTGGACGAGTAGGGGATGACCATTTTGGGGACCAGATTTTAAGTAATTTTGAAGAAAATCATGTTCATACTGGCTATGTGAAACCGGTTACACATATGGAAAGTGGTACAGCGCATATTGTACTAGCTGAAGGTGATAACAGTATTGTCGTGGTAAAAGCAGCAAATAATGAAGTGACACCCGCCTATGTGGAAGAAGCGCTTGACGTCATTCGAAGTTCGGACATTGTGTTAATTCAACAGGAAATACCGTCGGAAACGGTTGTTTATGTAAGCGAAATTTGTGCGAAGTATCAGGTTCCCTTGTTGCTGAATCCAGCTCCGGCTCGTGAGGTGGATGACAGCGTAATTGCGAATGCGACCTACATTACGCCTAATGAGCATGAAGCTGCCATAATGTTTAAGGATATGAGCCTTCAAGAAGCGCTGCGCAAATATCCCAACAAGCTGTTTGTGACTGAGGGCAGCAACGGTGTACGGTTCTTCGACGGAGAACAGGAAGTCTTGGTCCCTACTTATAAAGTAGAAGCCGTTGATACAACAGGTGCAGGAGATACGTTTAACGCTGCTTTTGCAGTGGCATTAGCTGAAGGAAAATCGCTGGCAGACAGTGTGAAATTTGCTAATCGTGCTGCGTCATTGTCCGTTACCAAATTTGGAGCCCAAGGTGGAATGCCAACTCGTCGTGAAGTGGAGGAGCAAATATAA
- a CDS encoding LacI family DNA-binding transcriptional regulator, giving the protein MTTIKEVASFAGVSVATVSRVINETGYVHEDTRRKVEAAVKQLNYKPNEVARSLYKKKSRLIGLLLPDITNPYFPLLARGVEDRMQENDFRIIFGNSDEDRQKELDYMDTFVQNNVVGVISSTNDPDADCYAKLKIPVVFLDRTSSDSLSVYADGAHGGCLAAQEMVARGSKQITVMQGPAHIRPAQDRFRGAVEELQQSGIAYHVVETTSFSFKEAESWAKELFSKYPDTDGVIASNDIVATAVMHEAHRLGKKIPDDVQIIGFDDIPLSSLLFPPLSTIRQPAYEMGWEAAGLLIQLIEQSQVTKSSVPNLHSKVLTYSSIQLPVKFIERDTTRRVDNDG; this is encoded by the coding sequence ATGACAACAATTAAAGAAGTCGCCAGCTTTGCAGGGGTTTCCGTAGCAACCGTTTCCAGAGTTATCAATGAAACTGGATATGTGCATGAGGATACACGGCGAAAGGTTGAGGCTGCTGTGAAGCAGTTAAATTACAAGCCTAATGAAGTTGCACGTTCTTTGTATAAAAAGAAATCTAGATTAATCGGTCTTTTGCTGCCGGATATTACGAACCCTTACTTTCCCTTGTTAGCTCGTGGGGTGGAGGATCGAATGCAGGAAAATGACTTTCGGATTATTTTCGGTAATAGTGATGAAGATCGCCAAAAAGAATTGGATTACATGGATACTTTTGTTCAAAATAATGTCGTTGGTGTTATTTCTTCTACCAATGATCCCGATGCCGATTGTTACGCCAAACTGAAGATCCCGGTCGTTTTTCTCGATCGAACTTCCAGTGACAGCCTCTCCGTATATGCAGATGGAGCCCATGGCGGTTGCTTGGCTGCTCAAGAAATGGTTGCACGCGGCAGCAAGCAAATTACAGTCATGCAGGGCCCTGCACATATTCGTCCAGCACAAGATCGTTTTCGCGGGGCGGTTGAAGAGCTTCAGCAATCCGGAATTGCTTACCATGTGGTCGAGACAACGTCCTTTTCGTTCAAGGAGGCCGAGTCGTGGGCCAAAGAGCTGTTTAGCAAGTATCCCGATACGGACGGAGTTATCGCAAGTAATGATATCGTGGCTACAGCGGTGATGCATGAGGCACATAGATTAGGAAAGAAAATCCCGGATGATGTTCAAATTATCGGGTTTGATGATATACCATTAAGTAGTTTGTTATTCCCGCCTTTGTCAACGATCCGACAGCCTGCTTATGAAATGGGCTGGGAAGCAGCAGGACTACTCATTCAGTTGATTGAGCAGTCGCAAGTAACGAAGTCAAGTGTACCTAATCTTCATTCGAAAGTACTTACCTATTCAAGCATACAATTGCCCGTCAAATTTATAGAACGGGATACAACGAGAAGGGTGGATAATGATGGCTAA
- a CDS encoding DsbA family oxidoreductase — MNIEVWSDYMCPFCYIGKRRLEQVLQKFPHHDEVQLTFKSFELNPGAVRDSGKTINEELAAKYGVSLQEAQAMNDRMNENARSAGLEYNIHAMVPTNSLDAHRLTLWAQTQGKMLELSERLFHAVFIEGKHTGDHEVLAALATEVGLDQKEAAAILASDRFTDEVRADEAEGAELGVQGVPFFVFDRKFAVSGAQPEEVFHDALQKAWDERSPFTMISGSSSKQDAGGVCTDEGCELPGRES; from the coding sequence ATGAATATTGAAGTTTGGTCTGATTATATGTGTCCGTTCTGTTATATTGGTAAACGCCGTTTGGAGCAAGTGTTACAGAAATTTCCACATCACGATGAGGTGCAATTGACATTTAAGAGTTTCGAATTGAACCCGGGTGCTGTGAGAGATAGTGGTAAAACGATCAATGAAGAACTAGCCGCTAAATATGGGGTCAGTCTGCAAGAGGCTCAGGCTATGAATGATCGAATGAACGAAAATGCACGCTCTGCGGGTCTTGAGTATAATATTCATGCCATGGTGCCGACAAACTCTCTTGATGCTCACCGCTTAACACTTTGGGCTCAAACACAAGGCAAAATGCTGGAGCTGAGCGAGCGCTTATTCCATGCTGTTTTCATCGAAGGCAAGCATACAGGGGATCATGAAGTGCTGGCAGCGCTGGCTACTGAAGTTGGTCTAGATCAAAAGGAAGCGGCTGCTATATTAGCCAGTGACCGTTTTACCGACGAAGTTAGAGCTGATGAAGCCGAAGGCGCTGAGTTGGGTGTTCAGGGTGTACCATTCTTTGTATTTGATCGAAAATTTGCCGTTTCTGGTGCCCAGCCGGAGGAAGTATTTCATGACGCACTTCAAAAAGCATGGGATGAACGCTCACCTTTCACTATGATAAGTGGCAGCTCGTCCAAACAGGATGCAGGTGGTGTATGTACGGATGAGGGTTGTGAACTTCCAGGCCGCGAGAGCTGA
- a CDS encoding SDR family oxidoreductase has product MDLGLTGKAAFVAGSSKGLGKASARELAREGANVIISGRNEAELQRTQAELLETASGRVEYVVCDVTKPEDISQAIRRTADLFGTVDILVNNAGGPPAGTFDDFTDEVWMQAFEQNLLSHIRLIREVLPYMKKQQSGRILNIASSSVKQPIPGLIISNTLRTGVAGLAKTLSLELAPHNILVHTVAPGRIATDRVRSLDEHRAEKTQQTTDQVRKQAEEGIPLGRYGEPEEFGKVVAFLASSASSYLTGSTILVDGGMIKSL; this is encoded by the coding sequence ATGGATTTAGGATTAACGGGAAAAGCAGCCTTTGTTGCAGGTTCCAGTAAAGGACTCGGCAAGGCAAGCGCACGGGAGCTGGCACGCGAGGGTGCGAATGTCATCATTTCAGGACGGAACGAAGCAGAGCTTCAGCGGACGCAGGCGGAATTACTGGAAACAGCGAGTGGCCGCGTTGAATATGTAGTTTGCGATGTAACAAAACCAGAAGATATCTCCCAGGCCATCCGCCGTACAGCTGATTTGTTTGGCACCGTTGATATTTTGGTTAACAATGCGGGTGGGCCTCCTGCAGGTACCTTTGATGATTTTACTGATGAAGTGTGGATGCAGGCCTTTGAACAAAATTTACTTAGTCATATCCGGTTGATCCGTGAGGTGTTACCCTATATGAAAAAACAACAAAGCGGTAGGATATTAAATATTGCTTCTTCCTCAGTTAAGCAGCCAATTCCGGGACTAATCATTTCAAATACGCTACGTACTGGAGTCGCTGGATTGGCGAAAACATTGTCTCTGGAATTGGCTCCTCATAATATTCTGGTACATACTGTAGCACCGGGGAGAATTGCAACCGATCGCGTGCGTAGCTTGGACGAGCATCGAGCTGAGAAAACCCAGCAAACGACGGATCAGGTTCGAAAACAAGCAGAAGAGGGCATTCCATTGGGGCGGTATGGAGAGCCTGAAGAGTTCGGTAAAGTTGTTGCTTTTCTGGCGTCTTCAGCTTCATCCTATTTGACAGGGAGCACCATCCTTGTGGATGGCGGAATGATTAAATCGTTATAA